TTTCTAAAGCTTGGTAAATCGGAACCGTACCAATTGGTACTGGTGAATTACGAAGAATCCACTCACGAGTTTCGTGAATATTTCTACCTGTAGAAAGATCCATTACGTTGTCGGCGCCCCAACGAGTGGCCCAAACGAGCTTCTCTACTTCTTCTTCAATAGAAGATGTAATTGCACTATTACCGATATTTGCGTTAATTTTCACTAAGAAGTTTCGACCAATAATCATTGGCTCAGATTCTGGGTGATTGATATTATTAGGAATAATGGCACGACCAGCTGCGATCTCGTCACGAACAAACTCTGGAGTAATTTCTTTAGGTGTATTTGCACCAAAAGATTGGCCTGGGTGAACGACTTGCTGATACATCTCAGCTTGCTTCATATTCTCGCGAATGGCAATATATTCCATTTCTGGTGTAATAATCCCCTGCTTTGCATAATGCAACTGAGTCACGCAAGCGCCTTCTTTAGCTCTTAATGGCTTGCGTTTTCCTTCAAAGCGAATCTGATCTAAGCTAGATTTCATGCTACGTGATTTAGTGTACTCAGAGTTAACTTCAACTTCTTCCACATCGCCGCGCGCTTTAACCCAGTCAG
The sequence above is a segment of the Lentisphaera araneosa HTCC2155 genome. Coding sequences within it:
- a CDS encoding phosphomethylpyrimidine synthase ThiC; amino-acid sequence: MSIKTKLHEILFPNSEKIYVQGQIHPEVKVAMRKVTCADTKTTDVPEKNDPVFIYDTSGPYTDPTVEIDVTKGLAPLRADWVKARGDVEEVEVNSEYTKSRSMKSSLDQIRFEGKRKPLRAKEGACVTQLHYAKQGIITPEMEYIAIRENMKQAEMYQQVVHPGQSFGANTPKEITPEFVRDEIAAGRAIIPNNINHPESEPMIIGRNFLVKINANIGNSAITSSIEEEVEKLVWATRWGADNVMDLSTGRNIHETREWILRNSPVPIGTVPIYQALEKVNGKAEDLTWEIFRDTLIEQAEQGVDYFTIHAGVLLKYVPKTA